A DNA window from Impatiens glandulifera chromosome 7, dImpGla2.1, whole genome shotgun sequence contains the following coding sequences:
- the LOC124945507 gene encoding transmembrane protein 87B: MRHRGWVFCLDHSHGYILAFLFLGCAITDVGASIHEYNNEAFIPRFNSYFFHGGSEGLYASKIHNAPKISSSEETSLNGRSFIRFESVRFWRTKEATEKQNDMQQKTGLIEAIIVEVKDRDKIGGDTLNPNAICCTRALANDGSCKLGEVIIRQPDNSEWPKRIQTYFEGTNLDTTMEIQAIEINSTGMYYLYFMFCDPVLQGTLISGRTVWRNPEGYLPGKMAPLMTFYGLMSLAYLILGLLWFLRFSRYWKDIIPLHYHITAVIGLGMCEMALWYFEYANFNSIGSRPMMITIWAVTFSAIKKTVSRFLLLVVSMGYGVVRPTLGGITSKVLLLGATYFAASEALELFEHLGNVNDFSGKARLFLVLPVALLDACFILWIFSSLSKTLEKLQIRRRAAKLELYRKFTNSLAVSVLVSVAWIGYELYFNASDPLSEYWRRAWIIPAFWSLLAYLLLVVICILWAPSHNATRYAYEKGDDMEEEAVSLTSSVGGDLSTKVERKERKGISSTDHSFGLGEDLEEDKRE; this comes from the exons ATGCGGCACAGAGGTTGGGTCTTCTGTTTAGATCATTCGCATGGTTACATTTTAGCTTTTCTGTTTCTGGGTTGTGCGATCACTGATGTGGGTGCTTCGATCCACGAATACAATAACGAGGCCTTCATTCCTCGGTTTAATTCCTACTTCTTCCATGGCGGAAGCGAGGGACTCTATGCTTCCAAGATCCACAATGCTCCTAAAATTTCCTCCTCTGAAGAGACCTCCCTTAATGGCAGGTCTTTCATCAG GTTTGAATCTGTTCGTTTTTGGAGGACAAAAGAAGCCACAGAGAAGCAGAATGACATGCAGCAGAAGACAGGATTAATTGAAGCTATAATAGTTGAGGTCAAAGACAGGGATAAGATTGGAGGCGATACGTTAAATCCCAATGCAATATGTTGTACCCGTGCTCTTGCCAATGATGGCTCTTGCAAACTTGGAGAAGTAATTATTCGTCAACCAGATAATTCCGAATGGCCAAAACGGATACAGACATACTTTGAAGGTACAAACCTTGATACTACAATGGAGATTCAAGCCATTGAAATTAATAGTACAGGGATGTATTATTTGTACTTCATGTTTTGTGACCCGGTACTTCAAGGAACACTAATTAGTGGAAGAACAGTTTGGAGAAACCCTGAAGGCTATTTGCCTGGTAAGATGGCACCTTTAATGACATTTTATGGTCTGATGTCTTTGGCTTACCTTATACTTGGTCTGTTGTGGTTCCTACGTTTTTCACGATATTGGAAAGATATTATACCACTACACTACCACATCACTGCTGTAATTGGACTAGGAATGTGTGAAATGGCTCTATGGTATTTTGAGTATGCAAACTTTAATTCCATTGGAAGCAGACCCATGATGATTACTATATGGGCAGTTACTTTCAGTGCCATCAAGAAAACAGTTTCTCGGTTTCTTCTATTGGTAGTGTCTATGGGTTACGGAGTTGTAAGACCTACACTTGGTGGTATCACCTCCAAAGTGCTTCTTCTTGGTGCGACTTATTTCGCAGCATCAGAAGCTCTTGAACTTTTTGAACATTTGGGAAATGTAAATGATTTCTCGGGTAAAGCAAGGCTTTTTCTAGTTCTACCTGTTGCTCTTTTGGATGCCTGTTTTATCCTTTGGATCTTTTCATCATTATCCAAGACGTTAGAGAAACTTCAG ATAAGGAGACGCGCCGCCAAACTTGAACTCTACAGAAAGTTCACAAATTCTCTAGCAGTATCCGTGCTTGTTTCTGTTGCTTGGATCGGCTATGAG CTGTACTTTAATGCAAGTGACCCGCTAAGTGAATACTGGAGGAGAGCATGGATAATCCCAGCCTTTTGGTCTTTATTGGCTTACCTACTCTTGGTGGTGATATGTATTCTATGGGCTCCTTCACATAATGCAACTAG ATATGCTTATGAGAAAGGTGATGACATGGAGGAGGAGGCGGTGTCACTCACTAGCAGTGTAGGCGGAGATCTATCAACCAAGGTAGAAAGAAAGGAAAGGAAGGGAATCAGTTCAACTGATCATTCATTTGGTCTTGGAGAAGATCTTGAGGAAGACAAAAGAGAATGA